CTCGTTACGCTGGTATTCGGCAAACTCGGGTTTAAAGAGTTTACTGCTCAAATCTCTCTTCGCGATCAGGAAGACAGAAGCAAGTATATCGGATCGGATGAAAACTGGGAAAAAGCAGAAAACGCCATCATGGAAGCCGCCGGCGAAAAAGGGCTGACCACCGTAATCGAATACGGTGAAGCCGCTTTTTACGGACCAAAATTGGACTTCATGGTCAAAGATGCGCTGGGACGCTCCTGGCAGTTGGGAACAATTCAAGTGGACTATAATCTTCCCGAACGCTTTGAACTCGAATACATCGGCAGCGACAACCAACGCCATCGCCCTGTCATGATACACCGTGCTCCGTTTGGCTCTTTCGAGCGGTTTATTGCCGTGTTGATTGAAAACTCTGCCGGCAACTTCCCGCTATGGTTAGCCCCTCAACAAATTGCTATTTTACCCATCAGCGAAAAATTTACCGAATATGCCGAAGCGGTGTTAAAACAACTGACCCAACATGATTTCCGGGCAGAAATAGACTACCGTAGCGAAAAAATAGGAAGGAAAATCAGAGATGCCTCTATCCAAAAAATCCCCTATCAACTCATCATTGGTGAAAAAGAAGCCGAAGAACAAACGGTTTCGGTACGCCGGCAACAGGAAGGAGATAAAGGCTCCATGTCAATGGCTGAACTGATCCATCTAATGACAGAAGAATTGAAAGATTAAATTGAACCAAGACCACTGAATTTGGTAAGCAGAGCCGTAAACTGCCTGCCAAACCCGTCCGATTGATTAAAAGCCCGCTTTTACTGATTGGCATCGGCCTTGTTCATTGAACTATACCTCAATTTTGATGATTTAACCACTTAAAAACAGGCTAAAGAACGTTTTTTTTGGGCAAATGCCCATAATTTGGTGTTTGTGTTAAAAAATGATGCAATTTTGCACCAATTAAGGAACTGTACTTTTAACTTTGAAGTTAAACCAATGTTTATTGATATAGTTAAACAATCCGGTTTTATTAAAAAGGATATTTTGAGTACTCCTTTTAAGTAAAACCAACTCAACCACAACAATTTTTTTATTAAATTTTAATTTGATTGGCAAAATTAGTTAAACCCGGTTTTAAAAAACCCGCCGATAGCGGCAAGTTTGAATATCGTATTAACGACGAAATACGAGTGCCTCAGGTTAGGCTTGTGGGCGACAATGTTGAAGAGGGCGTTTACCCCATTTCACAAGCTTTGAAACTGGCAGAAGAAAAGGAGTTAGACCTGGTAGAAATAGCAGCAACAGCAACCCCTCCTGTGTGCCGGATTATTGATTTTAACAAGTTTTTGTACGAAAAAAAGCGCAGGGAGAAGGAAATAAAAGCCAAAACCCAAAAAACGGTCATCAAAGACATCCGCTTTACCCCGAATACCGATGACCATGATTTTGAATTTAAAGCCAAACACGCTGAGCGCTTCCTGTCAGAAGGCGATAAAGTAAAAGCTTTTGTACAATTCAAAGGGAGAGCTATCGTATTCAAAGAAAGGGGTGAGTTGTTATTGCTTAAATTTGCTCAACGCCTTGAAGATTTTGGCGTTTTGGAAAAACTCCCGGTTTTGGAAGGGAAAAACATGATTATCTTCCTCTCTCCCAAAAAAAAGAAACCGACTACCTAATCCCAAAAAATAGCCAAATTTATACCTTACCTTTTACCGAAAAACCTTTTATAAACAGGTTTTCGCAGGGCAAACTGTGCATACAACAAGGGATAAAGCACCCATTCCAATAACTTACCTTTGCCTTTATAGGTGATAAAGTCGCTGATGATGGTTCCCTTTCCGTTTGGATTTGCCTCTATCCCATGTATATGCTTCCAATAGGTGAGGAAGAAGGGCAATTGTTTTCCTTCATCTATAAAAGCCATACCCGAATCCGATTGTTCTGAATGAGTAATTACACTTATCCATTTCTGCCCCAAGCCTAAATTCAGGTGAACCTCATCCCCTGCGTTACAACCGTCAAAACGAACCAAAGTAATGGGGACAAGCGGTGGCTTCAGCGCCAAAAACAAGTCGCGGTTAAACCCTTTGATAACAGTTTGAACATCCTGACCGACTAAAGTGATAATTTTGATGTGCATAAACAACAATGATTGCCTTGTTAACAAACAAATGGAAAAACCACTGTAACACAAGGGGCAGGGAATTGTTTGTTGGTAATTCATTCCTACCAAATTGGAGATGATTGCCTTAAAGACTGTCTAATATCAATTATGGGTAATTTCGCCCTTTAACCATAAAAATCGCATTATACATTCAAGCTTGAAAGGATGACCTGATTGTAGAAAAAATGCATACTACCTACCCAAATGCTGAAAGGTTTTTTTCGACCCTATCTCACCACCGCCACCTTCCCCCGCGCCACAACACCTCCTGCCTGCTCCACCACATACAAATACAACCCCTCCGGCAGATGTGCCACCGAAACGGTTTTGCTCGTTTCCCCTGCGGAAAGAGTAGTTTGCAGGACGGTCTGACCGGTGAGGGAGAGAAGTTTTACCCCTAAATCCCCTGTTACCCCCCAGCCCCCTGAAGGGGGAGTTTGGCCTTCTGTAAAGGCAAAGGTTAGGGTGTTTTGGGCAGGGTTGGGATAAACCTGCAACATGCTCTGTAATTCCCCTCCTTGGAGGGGTTGGGGTGGGTTTCCTACCGTTTGAACAACAACATCCTGCGAATACACCGAAGTATCTCCACAAACGACGAGGGTGAGGGTAACGGTGTAGCTGCCGTTTTCTTCGTATTCGTGAGTGGGGTGTTCTGCCGAAACCGGCTGGCTGCCGTCGCCGAAATCCCAAACATAGTAGCCACCCTGCTCGGTGTAGCTGTTTTGGCTTAGGTTGGTAAAGATGATAGCACCGCCGAAATCCTGGTAACTAAATTCTGCCTGCGGATTGGGAACAACGCCGAAACAGATGGATTGGATTTGGGTGGAGGTATCGTTGCAAACGATGGCTTGCAGGGTAACGCCGTAGATGCCCTCCGTCTGGTAGGTGTGAATGAGCGTATCTTGGGTGCAGGGGGCGTAGCCTTGCCCGCAGAGGTAGGGCGGGCTGCCGTCTCCCCAATCCAGCACGTAGTATCCGCCGTCTATGCTATCGGGATAGGCGTATTGGCTTTGATTGGTAAACTGGAAGCGGGCGGGCAGGTTGGGGTCTTGCGAAACGGAAAACGCCGCCTGCGGAAGGGTGAGCAAGCCCATGCAGTTGGTTTTGACGATATAAGCCCCACCAAGAGACCACAGTTCAGAATTAATTGTTTCAATAGTATCTGCGCGACCCACACAAATATAGCCTCCTAAAGGTTGAGGAACAGGTGTGAAATTATAAAAGTAATCGTGCGATATCCCATAATCAAACAATCGAGTCCACAAAGGTTCCCCATCACTACCTCGTACTTTCATAATGAAAGATTTCCAAAATACACCTATATTCTTTATATTGCCAATACAAATAAAATCCTCTCCAATTTTATGACATTTGACCATTTCACCCCTGTAACTATCAGTAAAATACTGCTTACTCCAAATAGTATTTCTTGATGAATCCAATCGCAACAAAGTTGCATACAACCTGTTGTTATTGATCGGATTTGGTATATTGCTCGCCCCGGCAAGTAAAAAACCTTCATTGTTTGTAAATATAGCGTCTGTTAATCTGTCTTCAAATCCAACGCTAAAAGTCTCACTCCATTCGATTAGACCGTCAGAATTGATTTTTAAGATAGCAAAATTACCTAAATAAAAACCAGTATTTACATTTACATCTGCAAAAGCAAATACACCACCATCTGAAGCGGGAAGAAGTTTATGTATAGTATTACGATATGGATAAGAGCCATAATTATTCCGCCAAACCACCTCGCCATTAGTCATTTTCAGCAACCACATTTGAGTAGGAACAGTGCTTAAAAATGCCTCTCCGCCAACATAATAAGTATTGGTTTCAGGATAATGATGCATACATGCTGCATCACCTTGATATGGGAACTGTTGAAGATTGTAAAAATTGAGCAAATTTCCGTCGAAATCCACCTCCATCAAGTATTGAGTGTCATGAGTTTCGTAAGTTATCGGATTAACTACACCATTATTCATCCGACCACTAATAGCGAAACCTGTTGGAGTTTGGATTAAGTCTCTAAGAACAAAATCGCCGTAATCTTCTCCAAAATTGAACGATATTGTGTCTTCTATTTGATCATTGGTAAAAATCAATTTTACTTTTTCAAAACTGGTAGGATCATTACTGTGACCTAAACCTAATATAACATTATTCCCATTGTAATACACAATTTCATGTATGCTTTGAGCAAACTCTGTTTTTATGTTTTTTTCAAAATACTTATGCTGCGCAAAAATTAGTTTTACTAAAAAAATGCATACCAATACAATTATTAGTCTCCACATGATATGAAATTTAAACTTTAGTGAATTAAAAAAAGACCTTGCTTTATAGATAAGCAAGGTCTTTAAAAAAATCGCTATTTACTGATAATTGTAAATTTACCAACATTAGGCATATTGCTATTGCCTTTGATGTGGTAATAATATAGCCCGCTTGACCAGTTACCAATATCTAAGGTAAATACGGACTTTTTGTTGTCTAATGAACTTTCCATTTGTAGATTACCCCGGGAATTAAAAATCTGTAACTTATAGTTTGTATTTTTTTCAGGAAAATACTGAATAGAAAGTATATCAGTTGTAGGATTGGGATATACAATTACCTTCGGGTCTTTTACAACATTTTTATTTTTAAAATGTACATTCCAGTTTCCTATATTTTCGGCTATTATTGAAGGAAGTTGAGGCAAGGCAAGTATTATTTCTTCACCGAATGCTGTATATAGCATTACTCTTGCATCCATTGCGGCAAGGGTGTTGGTCGCCGCAATTTCTCTTATCAAAGCTTCTTCTTCGGAGGTAATATCGAGGTAAGTTCGGTTGATTTGAGAATCCATAATTTTTTACAATTTGGTTCGTACAAATATAGTTGTTTTGATAATTGCCTGTATTTACCAAACCTCATGGTTTTGGCAAAACTATGAGGTTTTAAACACCCTGCCATTCAGGTTTTTCACTTTTCACTTTTAGTTTTTCACTTTTCACTATCTCACCACTGTCACCTTGCCCCGCGCCAAAACAGCCCCACCGTTCTCAACCACATAAACATACAACCCCTCCGGCAGATGCGCCACCGAAATGGTTTTATGGGTTTCGCCTTTGGCGAGGGTGGTTTGCAACATGGTCTGACCGGTGAGGGAGAGGAGTTTTACCCCTAAATCCCCTGTTACCCCCCAGCCCCCTGAAGGGGGAGTTTGGCCTTCTGTAAAGGCAAAGGTTAGGGTGTTTTGGGCGGGGTTGGGATAAACCTGCAACATGCTCTGTAATTCCCCTCCTTGGAGGGGTTGGGGTGGGTTTCCTACCGTTTGCACGACCACCTCCTGCGAATACACCGAAGTATCGGCACAAACTACTACCGTCAGGGTAACGGTGTAGCTGCCGTTTTCTTCGTATTCGTGAGTGGGGTGTTCTGCCGAAACCGGCGGGCTGCCGTCGCCAAAATCCCAAACATAATAGCCGCCTTGGGCAAGGTAGCTGTTTTGGCTTAGGTTGGTAAATATGATGGTGCCACCGAAATCCTGGTAACTAAATTCTGCCTGCGGATTTGGAGCGAAGCCGAAACAGATGGATTGGATTTGTGTGGAGGTGTCGTTGCAAACAATGGCTTGCAGGGTAATGCCGTAGATGCCCTCTGTCTGGTAGGTGTGAATGAGCGTATCTTGGGTGCAGGGGGCGTAGCCTTGCCCGCAGAGGTAGGGCGGGCTGCTATCGCCCCAGTCTAAATGGTAGTATCCGCCGTCTATGCTGTCGGGGTAGGTGTATTGGCTTTGATTGGTAAACTGGAAGCGGGCGGGCAGATTGGGGTCTTGCGAAACGGAAAACGCCGCCTGCGGCAGCGTGAGCAAGCCCATGCAGTTGGTTTTGACGATATATACATCGGCACCTGACACCGGTTCTGTACGACCTACACACACAAAACCGCCCAAAGGTTGCGGAACGGGGGTGAAACTGTAAAAATAATCGTGCTGTACCCCATAATCATAAAAACGCACCCATAAAGGTTCTCCATCGCTGCCGCGAATTTTCATGATGAAGGCTTTTGTAAAACTGTTGACCGTATCGCGTTTGCCTCCAATACATATAAAGTTGTCGCCATCCTGAATAACCTTTCCTATGTATCCACCTCCTGAACTTTCAGGAAAATAAATTTTATTCCAAAGTTCATTTCTAAGAGAATCTAAACATAGTAAAGAAGGATATTTCTTACTATTATTTACAGCACCCGGCAAATTGCTTCCTCCGGCTATTAAAAAACCTCCGTTATCTATCTGCAAACCATCTGTGCATTGATCTTCAAATCCTATGCTATAAGTATTACTCCACTCTTTATCGCCCAAGGCATTAATTTTTGCCAAATAAAAATTCCCAAAATAAAAAGAAGGATAAACATCTACCATGCCTACTGCATAAACCCCGTTGTCAGGTGTTGGTAGTAGTTTAACTATCGCATTCAAGTGGTCATAATCATCATAATATCTTCGCCAAACCACTTCTCCGTTGGTCATCTTGATGAGCAACATTTGGGTACTGGTACCGCTATACCAGGTATTCCCGCCTATATAGTAGGTATTGGTTTCGGGGTAGTAGAGTAAGGCAATGGCACCTCCTTCATAAGGGAATTCTCGTAAATCGTAATTGTTCAGGATGTTGCCCTCGTGGTCTGTTTCTAAAAGGTAAGGGTAGTCATAGGTACTTCCCATCCAATCATTCCTCCATCCGCATATCGCATAACCAAACGGAGTGGGCTGCATATCCTGACCAACAAACTTTCCTGTTCCATCTCCATAAAATACAACAGATGTATTTTCAATGAGTTTATCAGTGAAAAATAAAAATACCTTTTCGCTTTCGCCCGGATTAATAATTGTTCCCCCTCCAATAAATATCGTTGTGTCATTAATATATTCTATTTCGTGTCCGCTTTGTCCCCAACCCCATGATATACTTTTTTCAAAATATTTTGATTGCCCGTTTGCCATTAAAAAACAAACGAGCATGCCAAAGAATATAACTATATTTTTAAGCATGGTTTTTAATATTTAAAAGTGCTTTTGCTACCACAAAGGAGGCAAAAGCACCTTGTTAAAATATGTCACTTGATTACTACAAGCCGGTTGCTGACAATTACATCTGTATTTGTTATGAGGTTGTAATAATAAACCCCACTCTTCCAGCTACTGATGTCAATATTTAGTTTGCCTCCACTTTTCAGATTTTTGTTATACACACTTATTCCTATAGAATTATAAAACACAATCTTTGCTTCTGTACTATCTGATAAATTGTAATCAATATCTATGCTTTGATAAGCAGGGTTAGGATATACATTGATTACTTTTGAATTTGAAGAGTTGTTCTTAAACTGCAATTGTAACTGCGAAATACTCTCGGCAATAACTTGCGGAAACAGGGGTAGGTTTACATAAATTTCTTCGCCATAGCCCATATAGAGTGCTACCCGAGCGTCCATAGCGGCCATAGTTTGGCTTTGGGCTATCTGGCGCAGTAGTGCTTCCTCTTCCGATGTTAATTGTCGCCATGTTCGGTTGCTTTGGTTGAGTTCTAATTCCAAATCAAGGAACTGCCGGTAGCGTTGTTCTTCTTCGCTTGTTGTAGGCAAGGTGTTTCTAAGTGCTTGCGCCTGAGTGTAGTTTTGCGTTTGCAATGCCCATGTAATCAATAAGCGTTTGGCAAAATCGGTATTAACGCTGTTTAATAATGTTATGGCGGCTGTGGTATCTTGTTCTTCAGACAAATAGTACCAGTATCTTTTAAATAAGACATAGTTTCTTTGCCGCTCCTCTTCTAACTCTTCAATCATACCTTCGGGTATTTCCTGCCAGGTATGGCAGCTTACACTACCGGATAATGTATAAACACACTCATCAGATTCAATAACATTACCTCCGCCGGGAGGTGGAGAGTCTAAAATAGAGGGTAAGAGTTCGGGGGTGCCGGGGCGGTAGTTATAGGTAAAGGCATCATCTATCACCGATACGATGTCGTACAACCCCAAGGTGCTTACAAAAACATTGTCGGCGGGGTTGGGGAAAAACGGATCGCAATCCCCTTGGTCGTCTAAAGCGCCTATAATGCTATTGGGTGTATCGTCTTGCAACAGCCAAGGAGCTACATTGGAGATAAATTGGTTGCAATACAAGAAAGAACCTATGTTGTCGCCTATAAGCCATGCACCCACCAAATTATCTTGCAATACACATTCCTGAGCGATATTGGTTTCCCAACTGTTGTTGAGCAGCAGCAGGGCAGCACCGGTGTTGTTGATATGGTCGTTGTAGATAGAAAATCGGGTACTTACGGCGCAAATACCAAAATTATCGGGCGAATTTGGCCACAAACCTGTTATATGGTTACTATTAGTGCTAACCCTGCCGCCAAAGGCTTGGATGGCAAAATTGCAATAAGTAAATGTGTTTTGAGTAACAGTAAATTGGTCGGTACTGAAAGGAGAATTAGCGGCAGAAATTCCAACTCTGCAATTTTGAAAAGAGTTATCCTGTACTATCCAGCTATTGGCATAAAAACCTCTGATACCATATTTCAGATTGCCAAAAGAATTATTATTAACAATTCGCAATCGGGCATACGCTTCGCCGTAAATACCGGCTTCGCTTTGGAGCGGCATCATACCGGGCAACACATTAAACGGATATGGTAGTGCGCCGCTATTAAAACCGGTGCCTTCTATCTGCGACCAAAGCGTACCAAGCGGCGGCGAGTTGTTGAAATGGCTTAAGTTGATACTTTGAAAGCAGGCTGTTAGTGTACCCGCTTGGGTGCGTATTACCCCTCCCGATGAGTTAACGGCAACTCCTGAATTTGTAGCTTCCTGCAATAAAATCGGGGTTAGTGTTTGACAATAGGGGCTGTTAGGGTCGGTACATAAGGGGTCTAATTCTATAATAATCTGATTTGCCATATCATCTACATCTAAAAGCGGCAACCGCATACCTGCCATACCGATTATGGCTTCGGATAGACGAAGATCGCCGGTGCATTGCAATACGCCATAGTTAGGTAAGCCATCCAGTTCAATCATGCGTGGGTTGCCTTTTCCGGGTCCAACGACTTGTATGCCCTGCCAAACGGTGTTGCATAGTCCGCTCATGACTACGTTCATTTGTATTTGTAAAGTAGCTCCTTGTTCTATAATAATGCGTCCTTTTGAACCAAAACGCAAATCAATATCGAGCAACGTAACTGTAACGCCTCTTGGAAAAATAATGTCGGTATTTATTCTAATAATACCATCAGTTGCAGCACCGAAAACGGTTTCCAATTCATTATTGCCCACACCTGAACTCCATGTACCGGTACTTTGCACGACATAAGCCATATTGTCATATACCATCGTTAGTCCGTTAGAGTTTTGGTCTATCAGGAAATCGGTGTCATGAAGACAACAGGCAAGTTCGTAGGGGTTGTCAATTATTTCGGGAGTATCGTCTTCAGGTGGCGGGCAGCAAAGCGCAACGGTGGTTACTTCGTTTAGCGTTTCCGAACAGCCCCATTCATTGCTCACCTCATATAGGATAAGGTAATTACCTTCTATACCGGCAATAAAGGTATAGGGGGCAATGAGGTCTGCATCGTTGCCATTGGGGTCTATTATTGTTAGCACTCCATCGGGCGGTGTAAAGTTGAGTTGTATCACATCACCAATACAATATTGTGGTTGCAAATCGTCTATAACAGGCATATCGGGCAGAGGGTTTACGATTATAGCAACATCGTCGGTAGTGGAACAGCCGTTAACATCGGTAACGGTTACTGTGTAGGTAGTAGTTACGATAGGACTGACTGTAATAGACTGACTTAATTGGCCGTTGCTCCATAAATAGGTGTTGCCACCGGTGGCAGTGAGTGTGATTTCCATGCCAAGGCAAATAGCTTTGTCGTTGCCTGCGTTAGCAATGGGTAGCGGGTTTACTGTTACTGTTACATCATCGGTGGCAGTGCAACCGTTGTTGGTATCGGTAACTGTAACAGTGTAATTTGTAGTAGTAGTTGGGGATACGGAGATAGTTGGGGTTATTTGTCCGGTACTCCACAGGTACGTGCCCCCGCCTGTTGCGGTGAGAGTGGTAGTTTGTCCAGTGCATATACTTTCGTCTGCTCCAGCGTTGGCAGTGGGTAGCTGGTTTACATTTACAATTACATCATCTGATGCCGTACATTCGTTGGCTCCTGTAACGATTACGGTGTATGTGCTTGTGGTAGCAGGTGTTATTGTAATGGTGGCTGAGGTTTCACCAGTGCTCCAACTAAAATTTATGCCTCCTGTTGCGATGAGAGTGGCGGGATCACCTGAGCATATGGTTTGGTCATCACCTGCGTTAGCAACTGGTAGCTGGTTTACCGTTACAATTACATCATCTGATGCTGTACATTCGTTGGATCCTGTAACGATTACGGTGTATGTGCTTGTGGTAGCAGGTGTTATTGTAATGGTGGCTGAGGTTTCACCAGTGCTCCAACTATAATTTATGCCTCCTGTTGCGATGAGAGTGGCGGGATCACCTGAGCATATGGTTTGGTCATCACCTGCATTAGCATTTGGTAACGAGTTTACATTTACAATTACATCATCTGATGCCGTACATTCGTTGGCTCCTGTAACGATTACGGTGTATGTGCTTGTGGTAGCAGGTGTTACTGTAATGGTGGCTGAGGTTTCACCAGTGCTCCAACTATAATTTATGCCTCCTGTTGCGATGAGAGTGGCGGGATCACCTGAGCATATGGTTTGGTCATCACCTGCATTAGCATTTAGTAACGAGTTTACATTTACAATTACATCATCTGATGCCGTACATTCGTTGGCTCCTGTAACGATTACGGTGTATGTGCTTGTGGTAGCAGGTGTTACCGTAATGGTGGCTGAGGTTTCACCAGTGCTCCAACTATAATTTATGCCTCCTGTTGCGATGAGAGTGGCGGGATCACCTGAGCATATGGTTTGGTCATCACCTGCGTTAGCAACGGGTAGCTGGTTTACCGTTACAATTACATCATCTGTGGCAGTGCAACCGTCGGCATCGGTTACTGTTACGATGTAAGTGGTGGTGGTTATAGGATTGGCTGTTGGGTTAGCTACATTTGTATCATTTAATCCATCAGATGGCAACCATATATAGTTATAATTAACAATTGGGTTTGTGCCAATACTAATGGTGATGCCATCATTACATTTTTCCACATCAGGTCCGGCGAAACCGGTAGATGTGCTTTGGCAACAACAACCTTCAAATAAAAAGTTAACAATAGAATTATTTATTTGCACACAAGGTACATTGGGTGTAGCGGTTGCAGTTGCAACTATGTTTATTGGAAACTGTATTTCTTCAGGTAGGCTACATAAAATATTTAACTCAAGAACTAAATTAACGTGAGGTTGGAATTAAATTTAGATAAATAATAGTGGGGAATAGAAAAAAGAGGTTGTGGTTGATATAATTTTGAGTTTGGAAAAAAAATCACCAACCAACAACCCCTCTATTCTTTATGCTTCTTGTTATAACAAAACAAACTGGTATCGTTGTACATAGAGATTGACGATTTATTGCTTGACTATACTAACTGCAATCAATCACACTGTATTTTGGGTCATAAACCTCGGGACGAAAGCTTGGTTTAAGTCCATCGGAAATAGCCACAATTCTTGTATTTTACCAATTATCCGGTTACAAAACTTTTCAATACTACTATGAACAACTCATTTTGGGCGAATTTAACCATTATTTTCCGAAAGCCCTGGCTATAAGCACTTTTTATCATTGATACACAAATGCTTGCCGGTATTAGTGCTTTGGATGTTACGTTCATGTGAAAAAGCCCTCAAAACAGGCTGTTACTTCCATAGACGCAACCAAATTACCGGTATGCCATATACATCGTCAAAGCCAAAATCGGGTGTTTAAAGACATCGCTGCCAAAGGTAAGACCTCCACAGGTTGGTTCTTTGGCTTGAAGTTGCATTTAGTCATCAACCAATTCGGAGAAATTGTTAAGTTTGCGTTTACTGCTGGAAATGTGGCAGACAATAACCACAACTTGCTGCGCTATCTGTTGGGCAACTTGCAGGGCAAATGCGACAGACAAAGGCTATTACACCAAACTCTTTGACGAATTTGTTAAACAAGGTTTACAACTTATCCTAAAACCAAAGAAGAACCGTAAAAATCAATATCCCGCTTTGCCTAAAGGTGTCTCTCTCAGTAAAAAAGAGCATTGATTGAATCGGTAAATGATATTCTGAAAACAGTTTGCAATTTAGAACACACAAGACATCGCAAACCGGAAAACGCTGCTACACATTTTATGGCTGCGCTAATTGCCTATCAACACTTAGATAAAAAACCATCTGTTTTTATCCCCAACGAAAATAATTACACAAACACCATCCAATTTGTTGCTTAATATCACTTAATCCCTTGTAAAATAAGGCTCCAATTTCCAACCTCACGTTAAATTAGCACAAATACCGGGGGTTAGAAGCGTTTGTGCTTGTCCAAATTCGTCAAAATCGCCTTCATCGTTAAAAGCAAGGCTATATGTTGAAGAAAGATTTTGAGCTTGTAAGTCAAGTAATATAGAAGTTGCCGGGCTTTCTTCGTTCAAACAGATTTGGTAAGTTATAGCAGCCTCATTATTTATACAATCGTATTGGGGGGTTCCGTTTATATTAATAATGGGAACACAAGATGATTGAACAATAACATCATCTATAAATATACCGCAAATAGAACCTTCAGTATTTTCCGGATAAGTAGCGTCGGCCACGAATAATAGATGTTCAATGTCTTCTGTAGTGTTGTTTATCCACATAATTGAATAAGTTTCAAAGGGAGGGGCTAAAGTCCAAATTCCACTTGGATAATTGACTGTAGGAACAAGAATAGCACATTCAGGCAAATTGTTTGTAATAGGGTACGCAGTTGCGTTACATAATGGAATTTCAGTAGCAGGTGGACAACTAATGAAACTTGTGGGGTAGTTATCTGCCACTCCATTGTAATTTATAGGTATTATTGTTGCCGGCGTACAATTTTCAGGAGAAGTATTAACAGCAAATATTCGCAATAGTCCGGAAACATCATTTGGTAATAATGAACCGGAGGATGCTTTAAATCCAATGGTAATAGTACAACCAGGGCTGATTGGATGCGATAAAGGGAAAGATCCATTTTCTCTAAACAAACTGGCATCAGAGTTTAACTTTACGGCTAAATGAAGATTTTGATTAATGCTAGGATTCAAGGGAAAAATATCAGGAGAAAGATGTTGATTATCAAAGGGATATCCAAATTGATTGAAAAATTCATCTATTTGTTCTCCATAATTACCTACTCCATGTGTAAAATCTTCGAAATTGCCATAGCATACAAGGTTACAGTCCACCGAAGCACATTCCATGGGAATTGGGTTGCTCATAACCAATATGTTTACAAATCCGGTTTCACATTCGTTATTACAATTAACCGAATAGCAAAAATAGTAATTACCCGGAAGCAGTGCGGTTATATTAAATAGTGAATTATCAGTATCATGATCTACCAATAATCCACTTTGACCAATAAAATTTGTTAGAACACCACAATCGGGTAGAAAATCTAC
This is a stretch of genomic DNA from Sphingobacteriales bacterium. It encodes these proteins:
- a CDS encoding T9SS type A sorting domain-containing protein is translated as MQINNSIVNFLFEGCCCQSTSTGFAGPDVEKCNDGITISIGTNPIVNYNYIWLPSDGLNDTNVANPTANPITTTTYIVTVTDADGCTATDDVIVTVNQLPVANAGDDQTICSGDPATLIATGGINYSWSTGETSATITVTPATTSTYTVIVTGANECTASDDVIVNVNSLLNANAGDDQTICSGDPATLIATGGINYSWSTGETSATITVTPATTSTYTVIVTGANECTASDDVIVNVNSLPNANAGDDQTICSGDPATLIATGGINYSWSTGETSATITITPATTSTYTVIVTGSNECTASDDVIVTVNQLPVANAGDDQTICSGDPATLIATGGINFSWSTGETSATITITPATTSTYTVIVTGANECTASDDVIVNVNQLPTANAGADESICTGQTTTLTATGGGTYLWSTGQITPTISVSPTTTTNYTVTVTDTNNGCTATDDVTVTVNPLPIANAGNDKAICLGMEITLTATGGNTYLWSNGQLSQSITVSPIVTTTYTVTVTDVNGCSTTDDVAIIVNPLPDMPVIDDLQPQYCIGDVIQLNFTPPDGVLTIIDPNGNDADLIAPYTFIAGIEGNYLILYEVSNEWGCSETLNEVTTVALCCPPPEDDTPEIIDNPYELACCLHDTDFLIDQNSNGLTMVYDNMAYVVQSTGTWSSGVGNNELETVFGAATDGIIRINTDIIFPRGVTVTLLDIDLRFGSKGRIIIEQGATLQIQMNVVMSGLCNTVWQGIQVVGPGKGNPRMIELDGLPNYGVLQCTGDLRLSEAIIGMAGMRLPLLDVDDMANQIIIELDPLCTDPNSPYCQTLTPILLQEATNSGVAVNSSGGVIRTQAGTLTACFQSINLSHFNNSPPLGTLWSQIEGTGFNSGALPYPFNVLPGMMPLQSEAGIYGEAYARLRIVNNNSFGNLKYGIRGFYANSWIVQDNSFQNCRVGISAANSPFSTDQFTVTQNTFTYCNFAIQAFGGRVSTNSNHITGLWPNSPDNFGICAVSTRFSIYNDHINNTGAALLLLNNSWETNIAQECVLQDNLVGAWLIGDNIGSFLYCNQFISNVAPWLLQDDTPNSIIGALDDQGDCDPFFPNPADNVFVSTLGLYDIVSVIDDAFTYNYRPGTPELLPSILDSPPPGGGNVIESDECVYTLSGSVSCHTWQEIPEGMIEELEEERQRNYVLFKRYWYYLSEEQDTTAAITLLNSVNTDFAKRLLITWALQTQNYTQAQALRNTLPTTSEEEQRYRQFLDLELELNQSNRTWRQLTSEEEALLRQIAQSQTMAAMDARVALYMGYGEEIYVNLPLFPQVIAESISQLQLQFKNNSSNSKVINVYPNPAYQSIDIDYNLSDSTEAKIVFYNSIGISVYNKNLKSGGKLNIDISSWKSGVYYYNLITNTDVIVSNRLVVIK
- a CDS encoding transposase — encoded protein: MKKPSKQAVTSIDATKLPVCHIHRQSQNRVFKDIAAKGKTSTGWFFGLKLHLVINQFGEIVKFAFTAGNVADNNHNLLRYLLGNLQGKCDRQRLLHQTL